Genomic DNA from Halobaculum sp. MBLA0147:
AACCTGATGAGTCACGTCGACTTCAACCTCGGCGTCTACTACCCGGAGGGTGGCACCGGTGCCGTCGTCGACGCGATGGTCGAGTTGGCCGAGGAGTTGGGCGTCACCTTCGAGACGGACCAGCCGGTGTCGAAGATCGCCGGCCAGCGCGGCGGGTTCGCGGTGCGGACGGAACACGGCGGGGAGTACCTCGCGGACCGCGTCGTCTCGAACGCGGACATGGCCCACACGGAACGGGAACTGCTCGCCGAGCGGAAGCGCTCGTACGACGACGACTACTGGGACTCGCGGACGTACGCCCCGTCGGCGTTCCTGCTGTACCTGGGTGTCGAGGGGGACGTGCCGGAGTTGACCCACCACACGCTGGTGTTCCCGACGGAGTGGGACGACCACTTCACGGCGATCTTCGACGACCCGGCGTGGCCCGACGACCCGGCGTACTACCTCTGTGTCCCGTCGAAGACGGACGACACCGTCGCGCCCGAGGGTCACTCGAACCTGTTCGCGCTGGTGCCGATCGCCGCCGGGCTGGAGGACACGCCCGAACTCCGCGAGCAGTACCGCGAGTTGGTGTTGGACGACATCGCCGCGAACACCGGGACGGAGCTCCACGACCGGATCGTGGTCGAGGAGTCGTTCTGTGTCGACGACTTCGCCTCGCGGTACAACGCCGAACAGGGGACCGCACTCGGGATGGCCCACACGCTGCGCCAGACGGCGCCGTTCCGACCGGGCCACACCTCCGAGGAGGTGCCGGGCCTGTACTACACCGGGTCGTTCACGACGCCCGGCATCGGCGTCCCGATGTGTCTGATCAGCGGCCTGCTGACGGCCGAGGTCGTCGGCGGCGAGTGACCCCCGAGGTGATCGAGGCGTGCGACACCAGCCGACACGCGACCCTCGACCCCCCGACGCGTCGATCCGTCGTGTCGCGTCGACGTACCCGAGTGGACACACCGAGTGGCCCACCGAGCGGGAGGTGATCCGGTCGTGAGCGCGGCGACGGTGGGCGGCGACACGACGTTCCCGCGGCTCCAGTACCTGCTGAAGCTGTCGCGGCCGCGGTTCTGGCCGTACCTCGCCGGGCCGGTGGTCGTCGGCGTCGCCGGTGCGGCGACGACCGTCCCGGAGCTGTTCGCGCCGCTGAACCTCCTGTTGTTCGCGTTCTTCCTCGTGCCGGCGAACGTCCAGTTGTACGGCGTCAACGACGTGTTCGACCGGGACGTCGACGAGTCGAACCCGAAGAAAGACGACAAGGAGGTGCGGTACGGCGGCGACGTGTTAGTGCCGGCGACGGTCGCGGTCGTCTCGCTGGCCGGACTGGCGCTGTTCGCGGCGGTCCCCTGCGTCGCGTGGCCGTACCTCGCCGCCTACTTCCTGTTGGCGGTGGAGTACAGCGCGCCGCCGTTCCGGTTCAAGACCACGCCGATCCTCGACTCCGTCTCGAACGGCCTGTACGTCCTGCCGGGTGCGGTGGCGTACGCGACCGTCGCAGGCGTCGACCCGCCGATCACGGCGCTGGTCGGCGGGTGGCTGTGGTCGATGGCGATGCACACCTTCTCCGCCATCCCGGACATCGAGCCGGACCGCGAGGCCGGGATCCGCACGACGGCGACCGTGTTGGGCGAGGTGCGGACGTACGCCTACTGCGGGTTCGTGTGGCTTGCGGCGGCGACGGTGTTCTCGTTCCACAGCCACCCGATCGGGCTGCTCCTGCTCGCGTACCCGGCGACCGTCCTCGGGATCGTCTGGTCGGACGTGTCCGTCGACCGGGCGTACTGGTGGTTCCCGGCGTTGAACACGGTCGTCGGCGCACTGTTGACGATGGGACTGTTGACGCGGATCGTCCCGCCCGGGGCGGTGGTGCCGTGAGCACGTCCGTCGCGGACTTGCGCGAGCAGGTGCCGGAGTCGCGGGCAGAGTTCGAACGCCGCCTCGACGCGCTGATCGTCGACAACCGGTTCACCATCAGCGTCTTCTTCCCGCTGAACGGGATCGTGTTGCTGTTGGCGAGTGCCGAAGGGTGGCTCCCGGAGCCGCTGGCGTTCAACGGACTGTTGATCCTCACCGGCGTCGCCGTGATGCGTGCACCACTGATCGCGGGTGTGCTCCCCGTCGCGGACCGGAAGGCGGCCCTCGGCGTAGGGCTCCTGACGCTGTACGCCTACGGGATCGAGTACGTCGGCGTCCACACCGGGGAGCCGTACGGGCGGTTCGAGTACGTCGTCGACCTCGGGCCGACGCTGGCGGGGGTGCCCGTCGGGCTGCCGGTGTTCTTCCTCCCGCTGGTGGTGAACGCCTACCTGCTCGTCTCGCTGTTGTTGGGCGAGCGGGCCGAGCGGGCGCTCGTCAGACTCGCGGCCGTGATCGGCCTCGTCTTGATCATGGACGTGGTGTTGGACCCCGGTGCGGTGGCGTTGACCTTCTGGCGCTACTTCGAACCCGGCGCGCCGGTGTTCGGGGGACTACTCTCCTCGCAGGGTGGGTTCTACGGCGTCCCGGTCTCGAACTACCAGGGCTGGGTGTTGTCCGCGACGGTCTCGGTGGTCGTGTTGGACCGCGCGTTCGACCGCGAGGCGCTGTTGGAGCGGGTGCGCGACTGCCAGTTCATGCTCGACGACATGGTGAGTTTCGTGATCCTGTGGGGTGGCGTGAACGTCTGGTTCGGCAACTGGGTGCCCGCGCTGGTCGCCGGCCTGATCGGCGTCGGCCTGTGGCGCGCCGACCAGTTCGACACGAACCTCGTGGCCGCGGAGTTCGGCTGATCGAGCGGACACAACCCTCCTCACCTCGCGGTGTACCGACGACGGTATCACCACCGCAGCCACAGACCGACCATGAGCGAGTACGCGGTCGTCGTCGTCGAGCCGGAGACGCCCGGCAACGTCGGCACCATCGCGCGGTCGATGAAGAACTTCGGACTGTACGACCTGAAACTGGTCGACCCCCCGGAGATCGGCGAGGGGACGGAGGCGTACGGCTTCGCCGGGCACGCACGCGAGGACGTGCTCCCGAACGCAGACACGGTCACGCTCGACGAGGTGATCGAGTCGTACCACACCGTCGGGTTCACCGGGATCACCGCCGAGGACGCCACCAGTCACACGCGGTTCCCGTACACCACGCCCGCAGAGCTACGCGATGATCTCGCGACGGTCGACACGGACACGGCCCTCGTGTTCGGCCGGGAGTCGCGGGGGCTGAACAACGACGAACTCGACCGCCTCGACGAGGTGGCGTCGATCCCCGCGAACCCGGAGTACCCCGTGTTGAACCTCGGGCAGGCGGCGACAGTGACGCTGTACGAACTCCGCGAGCTGTTCCTAGACGAGACGCACCTCCCCGACCGCGAGCGGGAGCGAGCCGACGAGGCGGAGATCGAACGCCTCCACGAGCAGTTCGGTCGCTACCTCGACGCGGTGGAACACCGCGAGCACGTCCGCGAGCGGGCGGGGACGCTCCTCCGGCGTGTCGTCGGGCGTGCCCACCCGACGGACCGCGAGGTGACGACGCTCACCGGACTGTTCCGGAAGACCGCCGACCGCTGGAACGTCGTCGACGAGCCGGACGACACGGCAGGATCGGACGAGCCGGACGACACGGCAGGATCGGACGAGCCGGACGACACGGCAGGATCGGACGAGCCAGACGACACGGCAGGATCGGACGAGCCAGACGACACGGCCGCCTCGGACGAGCCGGACGACACGACGGGGTCGGACGAGCCGGACGACACCGGCGAGGCGTGAGACGAGACACGACGGGGAACGACGAACGGTGTCGCCACTGGAGCACTGTCGTCGACACACCTGTCGGACGGCGTCGCCACTGTGACACCGTCGCTGTCGTTGAGTACTGCGCGAGAACGCTCAGTCGGCCGTCGGCGCGACCGGCTCGGACTCCGTGTCCTTCTCCGGGGACGCACCCGTGATGCCTTCGGCCAGCTTGAACACCGCCGCCTTGTGGTCGGTCTTCGACTTGTGAATGGATGTCGGTTTCACGCCGAGATTCTCGTACGCCTCGAGGTCGAGCTCTTCTCCCCAGTGTTCGTACTGAGTCTCTACTTCGCTGAGAAGGCCGTGCAGGTGGATGAGCTCTTGCTTCTTCATGGGCACGAACCGTTAACGACCGAGGGGTTATGAATCTATCTTGAGTGACGTTACCACGATCCGGGGTCGACCGGCCGTCTCGGCGGCCGAGACGCCCGTTTCCGGTTCTGGTCCCGTGTGAACGATCGGGACAGACCGGGTCGACCGTGGCCGTTCGGGGTCGTTCGCGTCGCTCCACCGGGGGTCGAGGGGCCGGTCGAGTGGGTGTCCTGCTCGCGCGCGGACGAATATCGGTAGCGTTTTGTGGGAGGTATCGCCCCCGGTGAATCGGTCGACAGAGGTTTCCCCGTCGGGTGGCACCCCGGAGGCATGCACTACGAGGCGGTGTTGTTCGACTTGGACGACACACTGTACCCGTACGAGCCGGCGGCTGCGACGGCGCGCGCGGCGGCGTTCGAGCGGGCGCGAGCGTTGGGGTACGAGTTCGACCGGTCGACGTTCGCGGACCTGTACGAGACCGGGCGTCGGGAGACGAAACGGGAACTCTCCGGCGTTGCAGCCACGCACGGGCGTCACAACTACTTCAAACGGGGACTGGAACTCGTCACCGGCGAGTCGCGACCGGCGGACGCACTCGCGCTGGGGGACGCCTACTGGGACGCGTTCCTTGACGCGATGGAACCCGCACCGGAGCTGTCCGCGACGCTGACCGCGATCCGCGACGCGGGTGCCGCCGTCGGGATCACGACGAACCTCACCACCAGGATCCAGCTGCGGAAGCTGTCGCGGCTCGGAGTCGCCGCGGCGGTTGACACCGTCGTCACCTCCGAGGAGGTGGGCCGCGAGAAGCCCGGCTCGGCGATGTTCACGGTGCCGCTGGCGCGTCTCGACTGCGCACCCAGCGAGACGGTCGTCGTCGGCGACAACGTCACCGCGGACGTCGGCGGCGGGAACGCCGTCGGACTCGACACGGTGTTGCTCGACCGTGACGACAGCGTCGACACCGAGGACCTGCCGGAGCGACACCGTCCCGACCACACCGTCGACGCGTTGGCGGCCGTTCGGGAGGTGGTGGCGTGAGCCGCGACGGTGCGGAGTCGATCCGTGCCGCCCGCGAGGCCGTCGTGGAGTACGCGCCACGACTCGCGGATCTCACGCCCGGTCGCAGTGGGAACCTCTCCGTCCGCGTGGGGGACCGCGTCGCTGTCACGCCCACCGGGGTGGCGTACGACGCCTTCGACGTGGCGGACGTGCCGGTCGTCACCCTCGACGGCGAGCAGGTCGACGGGGAGATGGCCCCCTCCAGCGAGGTGCCGATGCACACCGGGATCTACCGGCACAGAGACACCGGTGCGATCGTCCACGCGCACTCGCCGGCCGCGACGACGCTGTCGATCCTGGGAGAGCCGCTCCCGCCGATCCACTACATGCTCGTCGCCGTCGGCGGCGAGGTGCCGGTCGCGGGGTACGCGCCGTTCGGCACGGAGGAGCTGGCGGCCAACGCCGTCGCAGCGATGGACGAGGCGGACGCGGACGCGGTGATCCTCGCCAACCACGGACTCGTCGTCGGCGGCGACGACCTGGAGAGCACCGTCGAGAACACGGTCCACGTCGACGCGCTCGCCGGACAGTACCTCCAGGCCCGTGCGGTCGGCGACCCGGTCGAGTTGTCCGAGGCGGACCTGGACGACGCCCGCGAGCGGTTCGCCACGTACGGCCAGCAACCCGACGAGTCCGACGAGGAGTGAGATGTCGCGGGATCTGGTCGCACTGCGGCGTCCGTGATCGTGGAGTCGTCGGCCCGACCGACACCGCCACTCGGGGGGAACTCGACACCGGCACTCGGACCCGGAACTCGACCCCGCCGTGGCACGTCACACCACGCCGCCCTCCGGCGATTCCTCCGATCCGACAGGGTTAAGTAGCAACCAGCGGAACTGTTGGATGCGCACCGGTAGTGTAGTGGTATCACGCGACCTTGCCATGGTCGCAACCCGGATTCAAATTCCGGCCGGTGCACTCCTCTCGTTCACAGTTCGATCAGACTCGTCGCCGTCACTCTCGTCACTGCCGCCTCCTCGACGCGGTCGACACCGCTTCTCACGGCACCCCTCACACCCCTCCACGCAGTCGAGGGTTTAACACTGCCAGCTATCGCGAGGTGGAAATATACACCCCGTCAACACCTTCATACTGTGTCGTGCCGTACGGTGACACGTCATGGACCGCAGAGTTGTCGTCGAGGCCGCCGTGCCCGTGTACGACGTGGAGTCTCCCGACGAGGCGGTGCGGATCGCAATCTCGAAGACGGGTGAGATGCTCAACCCCGACCTCAACTACGTCGAGATCGACATGGCCGAGCGGACCTCGCCGAGCGGCGAGTCGTTGCCCCCGGCGTTCATCGCGGCGGACGAGGCGCTGGTCGCCCTGGAGTTGGAGATGACCGTCTTCAACGTCGAGCGCGACGAGCACGCCTCGCGGATCGCACGCAAGGAGATCGGCCAGCGGCTGGAGAACATCCCGCTGAAGGTGGTCCGTGTCGAGGAAGTGCCAGACGAGGTCGTCGAAGACGAAGAGACCGACGACGCCGACGAGACCGTCCCCGTCGGTTCGGACGACGACGCCGAGGAGACGGCCAGTTCCGACGACGGGGACCTCCTGCCGGAGTTCGAGGAGATGGTCGAAGAGGAGTCCTGACGACCGGTCCGACACGGTCCCGACACGCGCCACCAGTCTGTTCCGCCGTTCCGACCTCGCGGTGCCCCCGTCGTCTACCACCACGGCACTCTCCGTCACGGCCACTCCTGCGACACCGGTCGCGTCGACCGGAACGGCCGGTTTGAAGACGCTCCGCCGGCTGTCGACGACCATGACAGACGCGGCGGACGTGGTGCTGGTCGACGGGGAGGTCCACACGCTCGGTGAGCCAGACGAGACACACGAGGCGGTCGCGGTCCGCGACGGAGAGATCGTCCGCGTCGGCTCGACGTACGACGTGGAGTTCCTCGCAGACGCCGAGACGGACGTGATCGACCTCGACGGCGACGTGTTGCTCCCGGGGTTCGTCGACGCCCACACGCACCTGACGAACAGCGGTCGCTACCTCGTCCACGCGGACCTCTCGACGGCCGACTCTCCCGAAGACGCCGTCGAGTTGCTCCGCGAACGTGCCACGGAGACGACGGGCGACACGGCGGCGAGCGGGGACGGCGCGACGGCGGCCGGCGGGGGTGACGACCGGACGGCCGGCGACGCGGTGGGAGACGACTCCGCGGCCGACGAGTACGTGCTCGGGTTCGGCTACGACGAGAGCACGTGGACGCCCTCGCGGTACCTCACGCGCGAGGACCTCGACGCCGTGAGCGAGACACGTCCGGTGATCGCCTTCCGCGAGGACATGCACGTCGCATCCGTCAACGGTGTCGCGTTGGAGCGCCACCGCGGCGAGATGCCCGACGGCGACGTACAGACCGACACCGAGCGGGCCGGCGCGGGCGATCCGACGGGGGTCGTCGTCGAGGAGGCGGTCGACCCGCTGTACGACGCCGTCGAGCCGGACTACGAGGCGACGCGGGAGCTGGTGACGGCCGCACAGGCGGCCGCGAACGAGCGCGGGGTCACCGGGATCCACGACATGGTGCGACGCTCGCACGCACCGGCGGTGTACCGCGACCTCGCCGCGGCGGGCGAGTTGACCCTCCGCGTGCGCCTCAACTACTGGACGGACCACCTCGACGCCCTGATCGAGTTGGGCGAGCGGACGAACCACGGGAGCGAGTTGGTCCAGACCGGTGCGGTCAAGAGCTACACGGACGGCTCCTTCGGCGGACGAACGGCGAAGCTCTCCGCGCCGTACGCGGACGGCGACGGAACCGGGCAGTGGGTGGTCGACCCCGAGGAACTCCGCGAGTACGTCGCCCGCGCGGAGGCACACGATCTCCAGTTCACCGCCCACGCTATCGGGGACGAAGCCGTCCGCGCGGTCGTCGAGGCGTACGAGGACCTCACGGACCCCGCCGCGGCACGCCACCGGATCGAACACGTGGAGTTGGCCGACGCCGACCTCCGCGAGCGGATCGCCGAGAGCGGCATCGTCGCCTCGATGCAGCCGAACTTCCTCAAGTGGGCCGGCGAAGACGGCCTGTACGCCGACCGACTCGGGGAGCGCCGGGCGGAGACGAACCGGCTCGCGGACTACACGGCTCGCGACGCCCACCTGGCGTTCGGCTCCGACTGTATGCCGCTGGACCCGCTGTTGGGCGTCCACCACGCGGTCAACGCGCCCGCGGCGGGACAGCGACTCGACCCGACCACGGCGCTGCGTGCCTACACCCGCGGCGCGGCGTACGCCGGCTTCGACGAGGACCGCCTCGGGACGGTCGAACCCGGCAAGCGCGCGGACTTGGTCGCACTCGACGCCTCCCCGTGGGACGAGCCGGGGGCCATCCGCGACATCGACGTGACGCTCACGACCCTCGGCGGCGACGTGGTGTACGAGCGAGACTGAGTGAGGTCGCCGTCCCGCGAGTGCTCCCGACCACTCCGGAGCGCTCCGGAGTCACACCACGGAGTCGCTTCGGACGACCGATCCGGGCGGTCGACTCCCTCCAGAGTCCCGAACCGACGAGTCACGACTCCGTCTCGGCGGTGTCCGGCGACGAATTCGCTTCGGAGCGGGCTCGTCCGAAGGAGTCTCTACCCGAACGGCTCTTTGAAGAGAAATCTTCTTCAACAGTGCGCCCCGAGTGGAGACAGATACGATGCCCCGGATGGAGACTGCGGACATCGAGACGGACCTGAGTCTGTTCAAGTACGACAACCTCGAGCAACTCCCCCCACACTACCGGGAGTTGGACGAGGCCGAACGGACCGAGAAGATCGAGTCGGCGCTCGCGGAGCTGGGCGACGACGTGGTGATCCTCGGGCACAACTACCAGCGGCGGGAGATCGTCGACCACGCGGACTTCGTGGGTGACTCCTATCAGCTGTCGAAACAGGCGGCAGAGTCGGACGCGGAGTACGTCGTCTTCGGCGGCGTGACGTTCATGGCGGAGTCGGCCGACATCATCACCGACGACGACCAGACCGTCCTCCTGCCGTCGATGGAGGCGTCGTGTCCGATGGCCGGGATGGCCGAGGCGCTACAGGTCGACGCCGCGTGGGCGGAGATCACCGAGGCGGCCGGCGACGACGAGGAGATCGTCCCGGTGACGTACATGAACAGCTACGCCGACCTGAAGGCGTTCTGTGCCGAGCAGGGTGGGCTCGTCTGTACCTCCTCGAACGCGGCCGACGCCTTCGAGTGGGCGTTCGAGCGCGGGGACACCGTGCTCTTCCTCCCCGACAAACACCTCGGGACGAACACCGCCTACGAACTCGGGATGGAAGACGACATCGTCGAGTGGGACCCGTGGGACCCCGAGGGGAAGGACGCCGAGGAGGTCGCCGAGGCAGAGATCGTCCTCTGGGACGGCTACTGTCAGGTCCACGAGCGGTTCTGCGCGAGTCACGTGGAGGAGCTGCGTGCGGAGCGGCCGGACGCGAACGTGGTCGTCCACCCCGAGTGTCGCCGCGAGGTCGTCGAGGCCGCGGACGTGGTCGGCTCTACGTCGACGATCACCCAGACCGTCGAGGAGGCAGAACCGGGGGAGACGTGGGCCATCGGGACGGAGATCCACCTCGCGAACCACCTCGACCGCTGGCACCCGGAGGTGGAGGTGTTGCCGCTGTGTGGTGACGCCTGTATGGACTGTAACGCGATGCGGCAGATCGACCCGAACTACCTCGCGTGGATCCTCGACGGCCTCGTCGCGGGCGAGGAGCGCAACGTGGTCGAGGTCGCCCCTCGCGAGAAGGAGCTGGCGAAGGTCGCCACCGAACGGATGTTGGAGCTGTGACCATGACGGGACTCACCGACGGGGCCGCGCTACCGGACGGCGGCGACGCCCCAGAACGGTACACGGCGGACGTGCTCGTGATCGGCTCCGGCATCGCCGGCTGTGCGGCCGCACTCGCGGCCGCCCGCGAGGGTGCGGACGTGCTCGTCGCGACGAAAGCCGAGCGGCCGGAAGACGCCGCGACCGACTGGGCACAGGGCGGTATCGCCGTCACGCAGTCCGATCCGGAGGCGTTCGCCGCCGACATCCGCGCGGCAGGGGCGGGTGAGACGGACCCGGAGGCGGTCGAGGTGCTCGTCGAGAACGCCCGCGAGGCGGTCGACGACGTGTTGTTGGACACGCTCGACGTGGACTTCGACACGACGGGTGACGACGAGGACGCCCCGCTCGACCTGGGACGGGAGGCGGCCCACTCCGAGCGGCGCATCCTCCACGTCGACGCCGAGACGGGGCGGCACGTCCTGCGGCCGTTCCTCGGTCACCTCGAGGCCCACGACGGCGTCGAGCTCCTCGCGGACACCGCCGCCTACGACCTACTCACACACGAGGGGCGTGTCCACGGCGCGCTGTTGGAGACGACCGACGAGGAGCGGTCCGCGGTGCCGGCGTACGCCGGGGCGACGGTGGTGGCGACCGGCGGGATCGGCTCGCTGTACCGCGACTCGACGAACCCGGACGGGGCGACGGGTGACGGGATCGCGATGGCCGCGCTGGCCGGTGCGGACGTGGCCGACGCCCAGTACGTCCAGTTCCACCCGACGGTGTTCGACACGGCCGCCGTCGACGGGGACGCCGAGCCGTTCCTCGTCAGCGAGGCGGTTCGCGGCGAGGGTGGCGTGTTGCGCGACGGCGACGGGGAGCGGTTCATGACGGAGGTCCACGAGGACGCCGAGTTGGCCCCCCGCGACGTGGTCGCTCGTGCGGTCGCGGACGCCCGCGAGGCGACGGGCGAGGTGCGACTCGACGTGTCCGCGGTGGACTTCGCCGAGGAGTTCCCCGGACTCGCGGAGAAGTGCGAGGCGCGCGGTGTCGACCCCGCGGATGGGATCCCGGTCGCGCCCGCGGAACACTTCCTGTGTGGTGGGATCGACGTGGACACCCGGGGGCGTGCCTCGCTGGACCGCCTGTTCGCGGCCGGCGAGTGTGCGCGGACCGGCGTCCACGGCGCGAACCGACTCGCCTCCACCTCGCTGTTGGAGGGGCTCGTCTGGGGGCTGCGTGCCGGGGAGACGGCCGCGGGGTTCGAGCCGGAGCCGTCGGCGGTCGACGCACCGGAGCCGCGCGACAGCGACCCGGCACTCCCGGAGAACTTCGCCCACGGGAAGTTCCACCGGCTGCGCGACGTGATGACGGACGCGTTCGGGCTCGAACGTGACCGCGAGTCGATGCGGCGCGCATCGGCGGTGTTGCGGCGCCTGAAGGGTGAGGTGGACGCCTACACCCGGACGCGCACCTCGCGGAGTCTGTACGAACTCCGCAACGCGAGCGTCACGGCGTTACTGATCGCGAAGGCGGCCGTCGAGGCCGAGCCGGCCGGTACTCACCACGTCGTCGACGCGACCGGCGAGACGGACGCCGACGGCGGCGACCGCGGCGACGAGGCCGGATCGGACGGAGACGAGGCCGAACGAGCCGCCGGGACGCCGGAGCGATGATCACGGACGGTGACGTGGAGCGGTGGCTCTGCGAGGACGTGGGTCACCACGACGTGACGAACCAGGTCCCGGGCGAGACGACCGGCCGACTCGTCGCCAAGGAGGACGGCGTCGTCGCGGGACTCGACGCGGCGCTCGCGGTGTTCGAGTACCTCGGCGTCGACGCCGAGGCGGTGGCCGACGACGGCGAGCCCGTGGCGGACGGCGACCGCGTGACCGCCGGGCAGCGAGTGCTCCGGGTCCGGGGGCCGGCACGCGAGGTGTTGCGTGGGGAGCGTCCCGCGGTGAACGTCGCGAGTCACGCCTCCGGCGTCGCCACGGCGACCGCGGCGGCCGTCGCGGCGGCACGCGAGGGAGCCGAGTGCTCGCCAGACGCCGACCCGGACGCGGTTCGGGTCGCCGCGACGCGGAAGACCACACCGGGACTACGCGGCGTCGAGAAGCGCGCGGTGGTCGCGGGCGGGGGTGACACCCACCGACTCGACCTGAGTCACATGGTGATGGTCAAGGAGAACCACGTCGCGGAACTCGGCTTCGAGGGGGCCATCGAGCGGTTCCGCGAGCGAGTCTCCTTCGCGACGCAGATCGAGGTGGAGGTCGAGCGACCCGAAGACGGCGTGCGTGCCGCCGAGGCGGGTGCGGACGTGGTGTTGTTCGACAACCTCGACCCGGACGCACTCCGGGAGGGCGTGGCGGCGCTACCGGCGGACACGCTGGCGGAGGCCAGCGGCGGGATCGGACTCGACGACGTGCCGGCGTACGCCGCGACGGGCGTCGACGTGATCTCGATGGGATCGTTGACCCACTCGGCGGACGCGCTGGACCTGTCCTTCTACACCGAGGGGTGAGCAGGCGGTCCCGGCTCGGTGTCCGGACGGGTCCACCTCGGGGCCGTCCCGCTCCGAGCGACACGTTCCGACGCGGCGGGAACCTGCCGTCGCGGTGAAGTACCGGCTCCGCGTAGCGTCGGGCAGGTGATCACGGTGACCGACACGCTCCTCGTGCCGACGGACGGCAGCGCCCCCGCGACGGTCGCGGCGAGACACGCGAGTCTGCTCGCGGCCGGGTTCGACGCCGAGATCCACGTGTTGAGTGTCGTCCCCGACGGCGGCGCGTTCCACGGCGTCGACGACCCGGGCGAGGCCGCCGAGGCGGCCGTCGAGTCGGC
This window encodes:
- the nadA gene encoding quinolinate synthase NadA, whose amino-acid sequence is MPRMETADIETDLSLFKYDNLEQLPPHYRELDEAERTEKIESALAELGDDVVILGHNYQRREIVDHADFVGDSYQLSKQAAESDAEYVVFGGVTFMAESADIITDDDQTVLLPSMEASCPMAGMAEALQVDAAWAEITEAAGDDEEIVPVTYMNSYADLKAFCAEQGGLVCTSSNAADAFEWAFERGDTVLFLPDKHLGTNTAYELGMEDDIVEWDPWDPEGKDAEEVAEAEIVLWDGYCQVHERFCASHVEELRAERPDANVVVHPECRREVVEAADVVGSTSTITQTVEEAEPGETWAIGTEIHLANHLDRWHPEVEVLPLCGDACMDCNAMRQIDPNYLAWILDGLVAGEERNVVEVAPREKELAKVATERMLEL
- a CDS encoding L-aspartate oxidase, whose product is MTGLTDGAALPDGGDAPERYTADVLVIGSGIAGCAAALAAAREGADVLVATKAERPEDAATDWAQGGIAVTQSDPEAFAADIRAAGAGETDPEAVEVLVENAREAVDDVLLDTLDVDFDTTGDDEDAPLDLGREAAHSERRILHVDAETGRHVLRPFLGHLEAHDGVELLADTAAYDLLTHEGRVHGALLETTDEERSAVPAYAGATVVATGGIGSLYRDSTNPDGATGDGIAMAALAGADVADAQYVQFHPTVFDTAAVDGDAEPFLVSEAVRGEGGVLRDGDGERFMTEVHEDAELAPRDVVARAVADAREATGEVRLDVSAVDFAEEFPGLAEKCEARGVDPADGIPVAPAEHFLCGGIDVDTRGRASLDRLFAAGECARTGVHGANRLASTSLLEGLVWGLRAGETAAGFEPEPSAVDAPEPRDSDPALPENFAHGKFHRLRDVMTDAFGLERDRESMRRASAVLRRLKGEVDAYTRTRTSRSLYELRNASVTALLIAKAAVEAEPAGTHHVVDATGETDADGGDRGDEAGSDGDEAERAAGTPER
- the nadC gene encoding carboxylating nicotinate-nucleotide diphosphorylase gives rise to the protein MITDGDVERWLCEDVGHHDVTNQVPGETTGRLVAKEDGVVAGLDAALAVFEYLGVDAEAVADDGEPVADGDRVTAGQRVLRVRGPAREVLRGERPAVNVASHASGVATATAAAVAAAREGAECSPDADPDAVRVAATRKTTPGLRGVEKRAVVAGGGDTHRLDLSHMVMVKENHVAELGFEGAIERFRERVSFATQIEVEVERPEDGVRAAEAGADVVLFDNLDPDALREGVAALPADTLAEASGGIGLDDVPAYAATGVDVISMGSLTHSADALDLSFYTEG